One genomic segment of Aquipluma nitroreducens includes these proteins:
- a CDS encoding fumarylacetoacetate hydrolase family protein, with protein sequence MKIICVGRNYVAHAKELNNEVPAEPVLFMKPDSALLRNNDPFYIPDWSNDVHHEVELIVKICKLGKNIEKKFASRYYKEVGLGIDFTARDLQNALKDKGLPWEKSKAFDHSAVICSEFVSVDSLPDRNAINFRLDINGNTVQEGNSALMIFPIDDIIAHVSKYFTLKIGDLIYTGTTAGVGKVNIGDRLEGYLEGTKKFDFWIK encoded by the coding sequence ATGAAAATAATCTGTGTAGGCCGCAATTATGTGGCGCATGCCAAAGAGTTGAATAACGAAGTTCCTGCCGAGCCGGTTTTATTTATGAAGCCCGATTCGGCGTTGCTCCGGAATAATGATCCATTTTATATTCCAGATTGGTCAAACGATGTGCATCACGAAGTTGAACTGATCGTGAAAATTTGTAAGTTGGGTAAAAACATCGAAAAAAAGTTTGCTTCCCGTTATTACAAAGAAGTTGGACTTGGTATCGACTTTACAGCACGTGACTTACAAAATGCGTTGAAAGATAAAGGATTACCCTGGGAAAAATCCAAGGCATTCGATCATTCGGCAGTGATTTGTTCAGAGTTTGTGTCTGTTGATTCATTACCTGATCGGAATGCAATAAATTTCAGATTAGATATTAATGGAAATACTGTTCAGGAAGGAAATTCAGCTTTGATGATTTTCCCGATTGATGACATTATCGCACATGTTTCGAAATACTTTACCCTGAAAATTGGCGATTTGATTTATACCGGAACTACTGCAGGTGTTGGAAAGGTAAATATTGGGGATCGTCTTGAAGGATATCTGGAAGGAACAAAAAAGTTTGACTTTTGGATTAAATAA